Proteins encoded together in one Halomicrobium urmianum window:
- a CDS encoding M20 family metallopeptidase has translation MTVSAPVDVSVHRTELVDLTLDLLSVDTSNPPGDTREAVDAIEAWLEPLAVETERFAVDPAKPNLLATVPGETDRTLLFNGHLDTVPFDAEEWSYDPLGERDGDRIYGRGATDMKGAVAAMLFALRAYAESGTRPPVTLQFAFVSDEEVGGDAGLPALLDAGRLDADACVIGEPTCEAGRHSVTVADRGSIWLTLEATGEAAHGSRPVLGDNAVDRLYRAVETMRERFGARELRVSSEMTPIIEESVQYYAPTMGEATARDLFRYPSINLGVLEGGEAINTVPQTARAEVDVRLTAGVDTSDVLADVRDCVADCEGITIADVSWSVGTAEPIDSPLVEAVASTAEDVTGERVYRRSATGGGDAKRLRNEGVPTVEFALGTDTVHAVDEYTTVDALAGNAEVYARLPVAWADAGVD, from the coding sequence ATGACGGTGAGCGCTCCCGTTGACGTCTCTGTGCACCGAACGGAGCTCGTCGACCTGACGCTGGATCTGCTGTCGGTCGACACGTCGAACCCGCCCGGCGACACGCGCGAGGCCGTCGACGCGATCGAGGCGTGGCTCGAACCGCTCGCCGTCGAGACGGAACGGTTCGCCGTCGACCCGGCGAAGCCGAACCTCCTCGCGACGGTCCCCGGCGAGACCGACCGGACGCTGCTGTTCAACGGCCACCTGGACACGGTGCCGTTCGACGCGGAGGAGTGGTCGTACGACCCGCTGGGCGAGCGCGACGGCGACCGCATCTACGGGCGCGGCGCGACCGACATGAAGGGCGCCGTCGCGGCGATGCTGTTCGCCCTTCGGGCGTACGCGGAGAGCGGGACGAGGCCGCCGGTGACCCTGCAGTTCGCGTTCGTCAGCGACGAGGAGGTCGGCGGTGACGCCGGCCTCCCGGCGCTTCTGGATGCCGGCCGCCTCGACGCGGACGCCTGCGTCATCGGCGAGCCGACCTGCGAGGCGGGGCGGCACTCGGTGACTGTCGCCGACCGGGGGAGCATCTGGCTGACGCTCGAAGCGACCGGCGAGGCCGCACACGGGTCGCGGCCGGTGCTCGGCGACAACGCCGTCGACCGTCTCTACCGGGCCGTCGAGACGATGCGCGAGCGCTTCGGGGCCCGCGAGCTCCGCGTCTCGTCGGAGATGACACCGATCATCGAGGAGTCCGTCCAGTACTACGCGCCGACCATGGGCGAGGCGACCGCACGCGACCTCTTCCGGTATCCGTCGATCAACCTCGGCGTCCTCGAGGGCGGCGAGGCGATCAACACCGTCCCCCAGACGGCCCGCGCGGAGGTCGACGTCCGACTGACCGCGGGCGTGGACACGTCCGACGTCCTCGCGGACGTCCGGGACTGCGTCGCGGACTGCGAGGGGATCACGATTGCGGACGTCTCCTGGAGCGTCGGGACGGCGGAACCGATCGACAGCCCGCTGGTAGAGGCCGTCGCGTCGACCGCCGAGGACGTGACGGGCGAGCGCGTCTACCGGCGGAGCGCGACGGGCGGCGGCGACGCGAAGCGCCTCCGGAACGAGGGGGTCCCGACGGTCGAGTTCGCGCTCGGAACCGACACCGTCCACGCCGTCGACGAGTACACGACCGTCGACGCGCTCGCCGGCAACGCCGAGGTGTACGCGCGGCTCCCCGTCGCGTGGGCGGACGCAGGAGTGGACTGA